One segment of Candidatus Angelobacter sp. DNA contains the following:
- a CDS encoding response regulator, translated as PLLLELIKEILECDGHHVHIADSGQAGLDAFRGANKQGKPFDAVITDLGMPHLDGRQVAQILKKESPALPVIMMTGWATLMKGEEDLPLHVDGVLNKPPKITELQETLRRVTQQRIGAGKV; from the coding sequence CCGCTGCTGCTAGAGCTCATCAAGGAGATTCTTGAATGTGATGGTCACCATGTCCACATCGCCGACAGCGGCCAGGCCGGACTGGACGCTTTCCGAGGCGCCAACAAGCAGGGCAAACCTTTTGACGCGGTGATCACCGACCTTGGAATGCCCCACCTGGATGGCCGTCAGGTGGCGCAAATCCTCAAGAAGGAATCTCCGGCCCTGCCCGTCATCATGATGACCGGTTGGGCAACTCTGATGAAAGGGGAAGAAGATCTGCCTCTGCATGTGGACGGGGTGCTGAACAAACCGCCCAAAATCACCGAATTGCAGGAAACGCTTCGTCGCGTGACCCAGCAACGGATTGGCGCCGGCAAAGTCTGA